In a genomic window of Vicinamibacterales bacterium:
- a CDS encoding universal stress protein has translation MKTVLVPVDGSESATRAVEWVARVLPGAADARVHLVNVQPSVDAWEVRSHLGEDDIAKFHENSSKSVLDPAVEVLRAAGLPVEVHALVGEIAEQIAAAVASTGADSVVMGTRGLGRIQSLLVGSTAMKVIHLVDVPVTLIK, from the coding sequence ATGAAGACCGTACTCGTGCCCGTGGACGGATCCGAAAGCGCGACGCGCGCCGTCGAATGGGTGGCGCGCGTGCTGCCGGGCGCCGCCGACGCCCGTGTCCACCTCGTGAACGTCCAGCCCTCGGTCGACGCCTGGGAAGTGCGCAGTCACCTTGGCGAGGACGACATCGCAAAGTTCCACGAGAACAGTTCGAAGAGCGTGCTCGATCCCGCGGTCGAGGTCCTGCGCGCGGCCGGCCTGCCCGTGGAGGTGCACGCACTCGTCGGTGAGATCGCCGAGCAGATCGCGGCCGCCGTGGCGTCCACGGGGGCTGACAGCGTCGTCATGGGGACGCGCGGCCTGGGCCGGATCCAGAGCCTGCTCGTCGGGTCCACGGCCATGAAGGTGATCCATCTCGTGGACGTGCCCGTGACCCTCATCAAGTAG
- a CDS encoding alkaline phosphatase family protein, with translation MRPPRRRRAWLLLVAAGAVAGCQRPADAPAPPRAVVLIVVDGLRPDQVTPEVMPRLHALGQRGLVFDAHHAAVPTVTRVNASTLATGAYPDTHGLLGNTVYSAATFPTSGVNTSRHEDLLAMEQAEGRLLTAPTLGTALQRAGKRFVVFSAGSSGSALLLGYPLGTSPIVNPDLIVPETLRPAVLAAAGAGPPEAVPNAPRNRWIVDAYVALGGTDLAADVTAFWFADPDESAHQRGLGAEVTTAALRAVDGEIGRIEDTLRARGTLRATTLLVTSDHGFSTHTGGFRLGELVAPLAEPLPDGAPDLVVTEGAVNARRPLSPERLAGLVEALQARPEVGALFTAPAREGALDGIVPGTLAFDVAHWRHPRSAPLLVSASWSDAMNAQGVPGTTAQAGTAGHGTTSPFDIHNTLIAAGAAVRASARATAPTSNADLAPTILGLLGLPPEPTMRGRVIRELTADGPAPDAVAVTHDTVTSRSRDGRYSVTAHVSVVDGRRYLDRTEVLRTAR, from the coding sequence GTGCGTCCGCCGCGGCGCCGCCGCGCGTGGCTCCTGCTCGTCGCTGCGGGCGCGGTCGCCGGCTGCCAGCGCCCCGCGGACGCTCCGGCGCCGCCGCGCGCCGTCGTCCTCATCGTGGTGGACGGGCTCCGCCCCGATCAGGTCACGCCCGAGGTGATGCCACGCCTGCACGCCCTCGGCCAGCGCGGCCTCGTCTTCGACGCGCATCACGCCGCGGTGCCCACGGTGACGCGCGTGAACGCCTCGACGCTCGCGACGGGCGCCTACCCGGACACGCATGGCCTGCTCGGCAACACCGTGTACTCCGCGGCGACGTTCCCGACCAGCGGTGTGAACACCAGCCGTCATGAAGATCTCCTGGCCATGGAGCAGGCCGAAGGCCGGCTGCTGACCGCGCCCACGCTGGGGACGGCGCTCCAGCGTGCGGGCAAGCGGTTCGTGGTGTTCAGCGCGGGCTCGAGCGGCTCGGCCCTGCTCCTCGGCTACCCGCTCGGCACGAGCCCGATCGTGAATCCCGACCTCATCGTCCCGGAGACGCTTCGGCCGGCGGTCCTGGCCGCCGCGGGCGCCGGTCCGCCCGAGGCCGTCCCGAACGCACCGCGGAACCGCTGGATCGTCGATGCGTACGTGGCGCTCGGCGGGACGGACCTGGCGGCCGACGTGACGGCGTTCTGGTTCGCGGACCCGGACGAATCGGCGCACCAGCGCGGCCTCGGGGCGGAGGTGACCACGGCCGCCCTGCGCGCCGTCGACGGCGAGATCGGCCGCATCGAGGACACGCTTCGCGCCCGCGGCACGCTCCGCGCGACGACGCTGCTCGTGACGTCCGATCACGGGTTCTCGACGCACACCGGCGGGTTCCGGCTCGGCGAGCTCGTCGCGCCGCTCGCGGAACCGCTGCCCGACGGCGCGCCCGACCTGGTGGTGACCGAGGGCGCCGTCAACGCCCGGCGGCCCTTGTCGCCCGAACGCCTCGCCGGCCTCGTCGAGGCGCTGCAGGCGCGGCCCGAGGTCGGCGCGCTCTTCACGGCACCGGCCCGTGAGGGGGCCCTGGACGGCATCGTGCCCGGCACGCTGGCCTTCGATGTCGCCCACTGGCGCCATCCCCGCTCGGCGCCCCTGCTCGTGTCGGCGTCCTGGAGCGACGCCATGAATGCCCAGGGCGTGCCGGGCACGACCGCCCAGGCCGGTACCGCCGGCCACGGCACGACCAGCCCGTTCGACATCCACAACACGCTCATCGCGGCGGGCGCCGCCGTGCGCGCGTCCGCCCGGGCGACGGCGCCGACGTCGAACGCCGACCTGGCGCCGACCATCCTCGGCTTGCTGGGTCTCCCGCCGGAGCCGACGATGCGCGGGCGCGTCATCCGGGAGCTGACCGCCGATGGCCCGGCGCCAGACGCCGTCGCCGTCACGCACGACACGGTCACCAGCCGCAGTCGCGACGGCCGCTACTCGGTCACGGCGCACGTCTCGGTCGTGGACGGTCGGCGGTATCTGGACCGGACCGAGGTCCTCCGCACCGCGCGGTAG
- a CDS encoding ferrous iron transporter B, giving the protein MVPVAEPFAVAPPLAADRASRVALVGNPNTGKTTLFNALCGARAKTSNFPGTTTSVRRGKVEASPHSRALDVLDLPGVYDLDLDTPETAIARTVIDGQASPAPDAFVVIVDACNLSRNLVLAGQLLARGARLVLALNMTDLARKRGLVIDERALAARLGVPVVPMVARTGLGLQALRQLLDAGIGVPVPAVAPPADVGDWAHEIATAVTAHGATTPDVDQRTERLDYVLTHPVWGLGAFVAIMSALFWVLFQLATVPMDLIEATFAQLGSLVEAVMPAGPLRDLVAQGIVGGIAGTVVFLPQICLLFFLITLLEDTGYLARAAFVMDRWLSRFGLPGHAFVPLLTAHACALPGIMSTRLIPDRRDRLATILVAPFMSCSARLPVYVLLTTLLFADRPGAAGLAFAGCYLLGALAALFTAKLFGSTILRGRARPMILELPSYKTPSLRNALLTARDQGLSFLSTAGTVIVAICIVMWWMSAYPKSDPPARALELRAAAAAPAVTAAEAQALADEADTLEARAAQAGSFAGRLGHVVAPVFEPLGFDWQLTVGVLTSFLAREVFVSTMSVLASGQAETEVDAGVVARLHAMTRDDGRLVFTPATAAAALVFFVLAMQCLPTLALTRKEAGGLRYAALQLGYMTSLAWLAAFLLRQGLLAAGVA; this is encoded by the coding sequence ATGGTCCCGGTCGCCGAGCCGTTCGCCGTCGCGCCGCCCCTCGCCGCCGACCGCGCGTCACGGGTGGCGCTCGTGGGCAACCCGAACACGGGCAAGACCACCCTGTTCAACGCCCTCTGCGGCGCGCGCGCCAAGACGTCGAACTTCCCCGGCACCACGACGAGCGTCCGCCGCGGCAAGGTCGAGGCCTCGCCGCACTCCCGGGCGCTCGACGTCCTCGACCTGCCCGGCGTCTACGACCTGGATCTGGACACGCCCGAGACCGCCATCGCCCGCACGGTGATCGACGGGCAGGCCAGCCCGGCTCCCGACGCCTTCGTGGTGATCGTGGATGCCTGCAACCTGTCGCGCAACCTCGTGCTGGCCGGCCAGCTGCTCGCGCGCGGCGCGCGCCTCGTCCTGGCGCTGAACATGACGGACCTCGCGCGCAAGCGCGGGCTCGTCATCGACGAGCGCGCCCTGGCCGCGCGCCTGGGCGTGCCGGTCGTGCCGATGGTGGCCCGCACCGGGCTCGGCCTCCAGGCGCTGCGCCAGCTGCTCGACGCCGGCATCGGCGTGCCCGTGCCCGCCGTCGCGCCCCCGGCCGACGTCGGCGACTGGGCGCACGAGATCGCCACCGCCGTCACCGCCCACGGGGCGACAACTCCGGACGTGGACCAGCGCACGGAACGCCTCGACTACGTGCTGACCCACCCGGTCTGGGGCCTTGGCGCGTTTGTCGCGATCATGAGCGCGCTCTTCTGGGTGCTCTTCCAGCTCGCCACCGTGCCGATGGACCTCATCGAGGCCACCTTCGCCCAGCTCGGATCGCTCGTGGAAGCCGTCATGCCAGCCGGCCCGCTGCGCGACCTGGTCGCCCAGGGCATCGTCGGCGGCATCGCCGGCACCGTCGTGTTCCTGCCGCAGATCTGCCTGCTCTTCTTCCTCATCACGCTGCTCGAGGACACGGGCTACCTGGCGCGCGCGGCCTTCGTGATGGACCGCTGGCTCTCGCGCTTCGGCCTGCCGGGGCACGCCTTCGTGCCCCTCCTGACGGCGCACGCCTGCGCGCTGCCGGGCATCATGAGCACGCGCCTCATCCCGGACCGTCGCGATCGCCTCGCGACGATCCTGGTGGCGCCGTTCATGAGCTGCTCGGCGCGGCTCCCGGTGTACGTGCTGCTCACGACGCTCCTCTTCGCCGACCGGCCCGGCGCCGCCGGGCTGGCCTTCGCCGGGTGCTACCTGCTCGGCGCGCTCGCCGCGCTCTTCACGGCCAAGCTCTTCGGCAGCACGATCCTCCGCGGCCGGGCCCGGCCCATGATCCTGGAGCTGCCGTCCTACAAGACGCCGTCGCTCCGCAACGCGCTCCTCACCGCGCGCGACCAGGGTCTGTCATTCCTGTCCACGGCCGGCACCGTCATCGTCGCCATCTGCATCGTGATGTGGTGGATGAGCGCGTATCCGAAGTCCGACCCACCCGCGCGCGCCCTCGAGCTCAGGGCGGCCGCGGCGGCCCCGGCCGTGACGGCGGCAGAGGCGCAGGCGCTCGCCGACGAGGCCGACACGCTCGAAGCCCGCGCGGCCCAGGCCGGCAGCTTCGCCGGTCGACTCGGGCACGTCGTGGCGCCGGTCTTCGAGCCGCTCGGTTTCGACTGGCAGCTGACGGTGGGCGTCCTCACGAGCTTCCTCGCACGCGAGGTGTTCGTCTCGACGATGTCGGTCCTGGCCTCCGGGCAGGCGGAGACGGAGGTGGATGCGGGCGTCGTGGCACGCCTCCACGCCATGACGCGCGACGACGGCCGCCTCGTCTTCACCCCGGCCACCGCCGCCGCGGCGCTCGTCTTCTTCGTGCTGGCGATGCAGTGCCTGCCCACGCTCGCGCTGACCCGCAAGGAGGCCGGCGGCCTGCGGTACGCGGCGTTGCAGCTCGGGTACATGACCAGCCTCGCCTGGCTGGCGGCGTTCCTCCTCAGGCAGGGCCTATTGGCCGCGGGGGTGGCGTAG
- a CDS encoding FeoA family protein, with the protein MPPFTSSSDAEPRHTPVPLTTVPVGSVATLHEVRDAESRAVLRSLGLTDASVLRLCKVGDPCIVQVRSTRIGLSGAVAKRLFVVPANGTPK; encoded by the coding sequence ATGCCCCCGTTCACCAGCTCGTCAGACGCCGAGCCCCGCCACACCCCGGTGCCCCTCACGACCGTGCCCGTGGGCTCGGTGGCGACCCTGCACGAAGTGCGCGATGCCGAGTCGCGCGCGGTGCTGCGATCGCTCGGCCTCACCGACGCGAGCGTCCTCCGCCTCTGCAAGGTGGGCGACCCCTGCATCGTGCAGGTCCGCTCGACGCGGATCGGCCTGTCGGGGGCCGTCGCCAAGCGGTTGTTCGTCGTGCCTGCCAACGGCACGCCCAAGTAG
- the galK gene encoding galactokinase, with translation MDVHVTEELQQARVRSVFERRFGRPDLLVRSPGRINLIGEHVDASLGIVLPGAIDRAIWLALGARTDRGCRVLAADTGEVLEASIDGPGPAAPPWAAYVAGAFAELSGAGPLPAGVQCVFGGDLPIGAGLSSSAALTCGLAYGLNALFGLGHDRMALARLGQRVEHHHAGVQCGVMDQVASLLGRAGRVLRLDCRDLTYRYLPLADDLAIALCDSHVRRSLAADGTYNRRRAECEEGLAALRSRVPGVVSLRDVTAAMIEDARPSLAPAVYARCRYVIDEHQRVLTACAALARRDDDALGEALNASHRGLQHDFEVSCPALDVLAEAARGVQGVVGSRMMGAGFGGYTITLVRRDALPAYRARMAEVSRRVLGSEPVIHECRLSDGTEIVTS, from the coding sequence GTGGACGTCCACGTGACCGAAGAACTGCAGCAGGCCCGGGTCCGTTCGGTGTTCGAGCGCCGCTTCGGCCGCCCGGACCTGCTCGTGCGGTCGCCCGGGCGTATCAACCTCATCGGCGAGCATGTCGACGCGTCGCTCGGCATCGTCCTGCCGGGTGCCATCGATCGGGCCATCTGGCTGGCGCTCGGCGCGCGGACCGACCGCGGATGCCGCGTCCTGGCCGCCGACACCGGGGAGGTGCTCGAAGCGTCCATCGACGGCCCGGGACCAGCGGCTCCGCCGTGGGCCGCCTACGTGGCCGGCGCGTTCGCCGAACTGTCCGGCGCCGGCCCGCTTCCGGCCGGCGTGCAGTGTGTCTTCGGCGGCGACCTGCCGATCGGCGCCGGGCTGTCGTCCTCGGCCGCGCTCACGTGCGGCCTGGCGTATGGGCTGAACGCGCTCTTCGGCCTGGGACACGACCGGATGGCGCTGGCGCGGCTGGGACAGCGGGTGGAACACCACCACGCCGGCGTCCAGTGCGGCGTGATGGACCAGGTGGCCTCGCTCCTGGGCCGCGCGGGCCGCGTCCTGCGCCTGGATTGCCGGGACCTGACCTACCGATACCTGCCGCTGGCCGACGACCTCGCCATCGCCCTGTGCGATTCCCACGTGCGGCGGTCGCTCGCCGCCGACGGGACCTACAACCGCCGCCGCGCCGAGTGCGAGGAGGGGCTCGCGGCGCTGCGCTCGCGCGTCCCCGGGGTGGTCAGCCTCCGCGACGTGACGGCCGCCATGATCGAGGACGCCAGACCGTCGCTGGCGCCCGCAGTCTACGCGCGCTGCCGCTACGTCATCGACGAGCACCAGCGCGTGCTGACGGCGTGCGCCGCCCTCGCCCGGCGCGACGACGACGCCCTTGGCGAGGCGCTGAACGCCAGTCACCGCGGCCTGCAGCACGACTTCGAAGTCTCGTGCCCGGCGCTCGACGTGCTGGCCGAGGCCGCCCGCGGGGTTCAGGGCGTCGTCGGGAGCCGGATGATGGGGGCGGGGTTCGGCGGGTACACGATCACGCTCGTGCGTCGGGACGCCCTGCCGGCGTATCGGGCCCGGATGGCGGAGGTGTCCCGCCGCGTCCTCGGATCTGAGCCGGTCATCCACGAATGCCGCCTGAGCGACGGCACCGAGATCGTCACGTCGTGA
- a CDS encoding outer membrane beta-barrel protein has translation MSPRLIIARAAMMLALVAAGALPVSAQAPHRGFLTGFGGADATKHASPFFGGAIGVDLGDHVQITADVGRIQNAEPTFTHDDLALVASDAASEGIVASATSKVPTNYYTAGVRVRTGDRWRFRPYALVHAGVAHMSPKPTFMIEGVDVTSLMMSDLANDPGDPYSVRQSFREETRPMATVGGGVTTAVTDHVQVDLGYKFSSIFIKKGYLQDFEGSPHSHNRIDTHRFYAGLGLTF, from the coding sequence ATGTCACCCAGACTCATCATCGCGCGCGCCGCCATGATGCTCGCGCTCGTCGCCGCTGGCGCGCTGCCGGTTTCGGCCCAGGCGCCGCACCGGGGCTTCCTCACTGGATTCGGTGGCGCCGACGCCACCAAGCACGCGTCGCCCTTCTTCGGTGGCGCCATCGGCGTGGACCTGGGCGATCACGTCCAGATCACGGCCGACGTCGGCCGTATCCAGAACGCCGAGCCGACTTTCACCCACGACGACCTGGCGCTCGTCGCGTCGGATGCGGCCTCGGAGGGCATCGTGGCGTCCGCGACGTCCAAGGTGCCCACCAACTACTACACGGCCGGCGTCCGCGTCCGCACCGGCGACCGGTGGCGGTTCCGTCCGTACGCGCTCGTGCACGCCGGCGTCGCGCACATGAGCCCGAAGCCCACCTTCATGATCGAGGGCGTGGATGTCACCTCGCTGATGATGTCCGACCTCGCGAACGACCCCGGCGATCCGTACAGCGTCAGGCAATCGTTCCGCGAGGAGACGCGGCCCATGGCGACGGTGGGCGGCGGCGTCACGACCGCCGTGACGGACCACGTGCAGGTGGACCTCGGCTACAAGTTCTCGAGCATCTTCATCAAGAAGGGCTACCTGCAGGACTTCGAGGGCTCGCCTCACTCGCACAACCGGATCGACACGCACCGCTTCTATGCGGGCCTGGGGCTGACCTTCTGA